In Synechocystis sp. PCC 6714, the following are encoded in one genomic region:
- a CDS encoding glycosyltransferase family 4 protein, which yields MHIAWLGKKTPFCGNVTYGREVTNALLDRGHQVSFLHFAQEDEGDPPTERACAEVALPFLFKSTIYTIPTPRSNRVLADALAKLKPDIVHASLTLSPLDFRLPEICEELGLPLIATFHPPFDSKLRNFSSSTQFLTYQLYAPSLAQYDKVIVFSRLQRNLLLKLGVPRQRLAIIPNGVAVERYCPGENDLKKQYQARRLFIYLGRIAPEKNVEALLKGWKFSDMGPHCKLLMVGDGILKSTLQTHYGPEMGVHWLGFVADELTRIQLLRAADAFILPSLVEGLSLSLLEAMACGTACVATDAGADGEVLENGAGIVLKTQGVTAQLKILLPLLRDHPEITELLGRKARERVLERYTFAANMVQLESLYGTLVSHLGHSANLTSYSYLLE from the coding sequence ATGCATATTGCTTGGTTAGGAAAGAAAACGCCTTTTTGCGGCAATGTAACCTACGGTCGAGAGGTCACCAATGCATTATTAGACCGGGGCCATCAGGTGAGCTTTTTACATTTTGCCCAGGAGGATGAAGGGGATCCTCCCACTGAAAGGGCATGCGCTGAGGTGGCTTTGCCGTTTCTGTTTAAGTCCACCATTTACACCATCCCTACCCCCCGTTCCAACCGGGTGCTGGCCGATGCCCTAGCAAAATTGAAGCCGGATATAGTCCATGCGTCACTGACCCTTTCCCCATTAGATTTTCGTTTACCGGAAATTTGCGAGGAGTTGGGCCTGCCCCTGATTGCCACCTTTCATCCCCCCTTCGACAGCAAGCTCCGTAATTTCTCCTCCAGTACCCAATTTTTAACCTATCAACTCTATGCTCCCTCGTTGGCCCAGTACGATAAGGTGATCGTCTTTTCCCGTCTACAGCGAAACCTGTTGCTCAAACTAGGGGTACCCCGCCAGCGCCTAGCCATTATCCCCAACGGAGTGGCGGTGGAGCGTTATTGTCCCGGGGAAAATGATCTGAAAAAACAGTACCAAGCCCGGCGCCTATTTATTTACTTAGGACGCATTGCCCCGGAAAAGAATGTGGAGGCTCTGCTCAAAGGCTGGAAGTTTTCTGATATGGGCCCCCATTGCAAATTACTCATGGTAGGGGACGGCATTTTAAAATCCACCCTACAGACCCACTATGGCCCGGAAATGGGGGTACATTGGCTGGGGTTTGTGGCCGATGAGTTGACCCGGATTCAACTGTTGCGGGCTGCCGATGCCTTTATTTTGCCTTCCCTGGTAGAGGGCTTGTCCCTTTCTTTGTTGGAAGCTATGGCCTGTGGCACTGCCTGTGTGGCCACCGATGCGGGGGCAGATGGGGAAGTGTTGGAAAACGGGGCGGGCATTGTGCTCAAAACCCAGGGGGTAACGGCTCAATTAAAAATTCTTCTACCCTTACTAAGGGACCATCCAGAAATTACGGAGCTTTTGGGACGTAAGGCAAGGGAAAGGGTACTGGAGCGCTACACTTTTGCCGCCAATATGGTCCAATTGGAGTCCCTCTATGGAACCTTGGTGTCCCACCTGGGGCACTCTGCGAACCTAACTTCTTACTCTTATCTGCTGGAATGA